One genomic region from Populus nigra chromosome 8, ddPopNigr1.1, whole genome shotgun sequence encodes:
- the LOC133701414 gene encoding meiosis-specific protein ASY1, whose protein sequence is MVVAQKVKEAQITEQDSLLLTRNLLRIAIFNISYIRGLFPEKYFNDKSVPALEMKIKKLMPMDAESRRLIDWMEKGVYDALQKKYLKTLLFCVCETIEGPMIEEYTFSFSYSDSESQEVSMNINRTGNKKQGGTFKYNSTNEITPNQMRSSACKMVRTLVQLMRTLDKMPEERAILMKLVYYDDVTPADYEPPFFRGCTEEEAHNAWTKHPLQMEVGNVNSKHFVLALKVKSVLDPCEDENDDMEDDEVSLGADSVERDGYSESGTEVNQSQEDQYIVAPVDKQRPEEDCGLVDEDDTQDQVEDEQQLARVKDWIISHHLDTIELTDVLSNFPDISVVLIEEIMGKLIEEGVLSKIGTDTYSKIKQKAFEYEFTAVKEEIDGDKAPQAEDRMYMKALYHVLPMEYVTISKLQNKLAGEANQSTARKLLEKMIRDGYVEAKGNRGLGKRVIHSSLTETKLMEVRRALGNDAMDIDTNQPYKKSNHPESQKMGNDYKDGSTCGVLHSIGSDLTRMVIRSEMNQNGSARCDQTISKTRDHGNTPTSRAEPVASRESFFPGKENVRANGNTNYLDEADTVICSRSSQDKRSRKTSTVKEPIVQCTKRQKSQVV, encoded by the exons ATG GTTGTTGCACAGAAAGTGAAAGAAGCGCAGATCACCGAGCAAGATTCTCTTCTTCTG ACAAGGAACCTGCTTCGTATTGCTATATTCAATATCAGTTACATTAGAGGCTTGTTTCCAGAGAAGTATTTCAATGATAAGTCTGTCCCTGCTTTAG AGATGAAGATTAAGAAGTTGATGCCCATGGATGCTGAGTCTCGTAGACTGATTGATTGGATGGAGAAAg gtgtcTATGATGCATTACAGAAAAAATACCTAAAGACACTTCTATTCTGTGTGTGCGAGACTATAGAGGGCCCGATGATCGAGGAGTACACAT TTTCCTTCAGTTATTCTGATTCTGAGAGTCAAGAGGTTTCAATGAATATCAATCGCACTGGAAACAAGAAACAAGGAGGAACATTCAAGTATAACTCCACAAATGAAATTACTCCCAATCAGATGAG AAGTTCTGCTTGTAAAATGGTCCGAACACTGGTTCAGTTGATGAGAACTCTGGATAAGATGCCTGAAGAG CGGGCTATATTGATGAAGCTCGTCTACTATGATGATGTGACG CCAGCAGATTATGAGCCTCCATTCTTCAGGGGCTGCACAGAAGAAGAAGCCCATAATGCATGGACTAAGCATCCTTTGCAAATGGAGGTTGGCAATGTCAACAGCAAGCATTTTGTATTAGCACTCAAG GTGAAGAGTGTGCTTGATCCATGCGAGGATGAAAATGATGATATGGAGGATGATGAAGTGAGCTTAGGTGCTGATTCTGTAGAAAGGGATGGTTATTCTGAATCTGGCACTGAG GTTAACCAATCACAAGAAGACCAATACATAGTTGCACCAGTAG ACAAGCAACGTCCAGAGGAAGACTGTGGCCTGGTTGATGAAG ATGATACACAGGACCAAGTGGAAGATGAACAACAATTGGCCAGGGTGAAAGACTGGATTATAAGCCACCATCTTGATACCATTGAACTTACTGACGTTCTCTCTAATTTTCCAGATATCTCAGTG GTTTTGATTGAAG AAATTATGGGCAAACTCATTGAGGAAGGTGTTTTATCGAAAATTGGAACAGATACTTACAGCAAAATCAAGCAGAAG GCCTTCGAGTATGAGTTCACTGCGGTGAAAGAGGAAATTGATGGAGACAAAGCTCCTCAGGCTGAAGATCGCATGTACATGAAG GCTTTGTATCATGTGCTTCCAATGGAATACGTGACAATTTCAAAGCTACAGAACAAGCTAGCCGGAGAAGCCAATCAGAGTACTGCGCGcaaattacttgaaaaaatgATCCGAGACGGGTATGTTGAAGCCAAAGGAAACCGAGGGCTAG GCAAGCGTGTCATTCATTCCAGCCTAACTGAAACGAAGCTTATGGAAGTCAGGAGAGCCTTGGGCAATGATGCTATG GACATTGATACTAatcaaccatataaaaaatccaACCATCCAGAATCCCAGAAAATGG GGAATGACTACAAGGATGGCTCAACATGTGGTGTTCTCCACTCCATCGGTTCAGATCTTACACGCATGGTGATCAGATCAGAAATGAATCAGAATGGATCAGCTAGGTGTGATCAGACTATCTCAAAGACAAGGGACCATGGAAACACTCCTACAAGCAGGGCTGAG CCTGTTGCTTCAAGAGAGAGTTTTTTTCCAGGAAAGGAGAATGTCAGAGCAAATGGAAACACAAATTACCTTGACGAGGCAGATACAGTTATCTGCAGCAGATCCTCTCAAGATAAGCGGTCCAGAAAGACGAGCACG GTCAAGGAGCCTATTGTTCAGTGCACGAAGCGCCAGAAATCTCAAGTTGTCTGA